In Pseudomonas sp. Q1-7, the genomic window TCCTCGCCCACGGTATCGATCCCAAAGAGAAACGGGACGCCGTGCAGCAAGCCAAGAAAGCAGCGACTGAACACACCTTCCAGAATGTGGCGACGTCTTGGTATGAGCTGAAAAAGGATGCGGTTACACAAGCCTACGCCGAGGACATCTGGCGCTCCCTCACGCTGCACGTCTTCCCCGACTTGGGCACCACTCCGATCTCCGCCATCAACGCTCCCAAGGTCATCAACCTGCTCCGGCCACTTGAAACCAAGGGCAGCCTGGAAACCGTTAAACGGCTGACACAGCGACTCAACGAGATCATGACCTACGGGGTCAACTCGGGGCTGATTCATGCGAACCCGCTCAGCGGGATTCGCTCCGTTTTCAAGAAGCCAAAGAAAAAGAACATGGCGGCGCTCCCCCCCGATGAGCTGAAAGAGCTCATGGTGGCGATCGCCAATGCCAGCATCAAAAGAACAACTCGTTGCCTGATCGAATGGCAGCTTCACACCATGACTCGGCCAGCCGAGGCAGCAACTGCTCGCTGGGCGGACATCGACATCGAGAAGAAGACCTGGACGATTCCCGCTGAACGCATGAAGAAACGCCGTACTCATATCGTCCCGCTCACGGAACAGGCTCTCGCGCTCCTGGAGGCGATCAAGCCCTACAGTGGACACCGGGAATATGTGTTCCCTGCAGACCGGAACCCACGCACCCACTGCAATAGTCAGACCGCCAACATGGCGCTAAAACGCATGGGCTTCGAAGGGCGCCTGGTCAGCCACGGCATGCGCTCGATGGCAAGCACCATCCTCAACGAGCATGGCTGGGATCCAGAATTGATTGAGGTGGCGCTTGCCCACGTAGATAAAGACGAAGTCCGTAGCGCCTACAACCGGGCGGACTACATCGAGCGCAGACGGCCGATGATGAGTTGGTGGAGCGAGCACATTCAGGAGGCAGCTACTGGCAACCTGTCGGTGTCAGCTATCAAAGAGAATCGGGATAGAAAAGTCGTTTCGATACGCTGATCAACGGGCTACTACCAACCAAGAGCAGTCATCGAACCCCCAGGCCCTACTAGCTAGGCAGCGGTACTAAAACTGAGGGTAGATCAACCGTGATCTACTCCTAGCCCCTGGCCGGCATCAATGCCCAGTGGATAACGCGAGTAAGCGACACTGTCCATAACCCAAGCCCGGCACATCCCTTGGAACGGCCAACAATTAGCATCAACAGGGCATCGGTATTCAGCTTGGAGCCCGAGAGAATCTTGCGCATGGCAGCATCATCTAGATTGGACGCACCGGGTCGATCTTCGGCGTGCGTGTGCCACTCCCCCAGGTAGATCAGCCCCCTCTCACTTTGCTGTTCAATTGCCCGCTGAGCTGCTGCGGGATCAGACCGGTAGCGGTATCGACTACGTTCATCTCCAGGATATGGCCCCGAGGCAGCAAGGACATGCACCCTATCTGGCAAAATAGTCCCGAATAGCTGTCCGCCAGCCTCCTTTGCCCACATTGCAGCCTGGCGATGGCTGCGGACATGGTCGAGCACCACGGGGGTTATCAAGATATCTTGACCCACGCCCTCTAATCGCCCCAGAACACCACCAGCAGCACCATCCTCTCGAAGCCCACTCACCACGCGTACTCTTGAACAGTATTGGCCTTGTCGAAAGCCGCTCTGAGCGTGCCCCCTAGGGGCTCTACACGCTCCCGGCTTCCCATCCAGACTCTTCGGCAGGAGTTCGGGACTCGCCCCAATAAAGCGTCCAAGGCCAGCCCTGCAGCCATGCCAATTGTAGGATGCAGATCCACAGCACCATGCGGCTGGAAAACATTCCCACATCCTGCCTCGACGACGATCGCCCCCGATTCATCCGGCCAGTCAGTGAGCCGAAAAGACGGGCGTTCATCAACGTCGAATTGAGACATTAGCCTTTCAGGACCGTATAGCAACACAGCATGCCCAGCCATCGCGTAGGCCTCCGCCCAGGCACTCAAGTATGCAGGGGGACAGGGCAGTGAAGCGCGCCACGCATCGAGAGCCGCCTCGCCCTCCAAATCGAGACCTGCGGCAATGATCAGATCCGCATCTGCGATTCTGGCTAAGTGCTGAACTGGAAGCCGCTCAAAGCGAGATGGATACGCGTGGTCGAATGTCAAATGAGGAAACTTGCGAGCCAAAGCCCTGGCGAGTCCTGTCACTTTGTCAACACGCAGGCTATCTACTCCAAGAAAATGGCGAGACGCATTGGCCGAGTGAATCTCATCACCATCCACAAATATCAGCTCACCCACCCCCGCCTGGGCAAGAAGATTGGCAACGGCCGATCCAATAGCGCCGCACCCCACCACCACCACCCGCCGGCGGTTGAGCTCAAGGAAGTCCGAAGAATGGTCCCGGCCATGTATCCAGGGTCCATCCACTCTATTAACCACGACACGTTCGATGGCACGCCCCTTGAACCACCCTCTGATGCGGTCACCCGGCACATGTGTGATGTTACGAAACCCTCTTGTGAGAGCATCTATAGCCCCGCTCTTGTAGATAACGGCCACAAAGGCGGGCCCAGTCGGAGTATGAGCCTCAAGAATGAACAACGGTCTGCGCCCGGGCACCAAGCTTCGCCTCAGCACGTCATCCGTGAGCTCTTGTACCAAGTCCCCCCCTGAGCGTGGGAATTGTGCGGGAGTCAATGGACGGGACAGTTTCAGGAGGGTCGCAGGCAGAATGTCCTTGTCACCAGCATTTACCCCGCAATTGCGGAGCCAGTCCTTGAGCTGCGTCTTATCGTCAGCAACCACGCACTTCCCCGCACGATAATCAAAGTACTGATAGATCGTTCGGGCCTCCCCGCCCGGCTTAAGCAAACTCAGGATCTGTGGGCTGCTACTAGCGCTGACTGCCTGCTGCGCCCAATACGCCAAAAACTCCCTTTCGAACTCTGCCTGACACTCGGCTGCCGAGTAGGTAAGCAGCTCTAAGGCATCAGCAAGGTGCACCCCAATGCGATCAGCCACATCAGCAAACAGGGAGGTCGGACGCAGGCACAATAGGCCGAAGCGCTCCACATGTGGCCACCGAAAATCGCTGCCAGCACCTGGCGCAAACACCCGCGGTTGTGAGTTGGGGAAAGCAGCATCAATAACGAAGAGCAAGTGGTCCACACCGGCAATGCTCACCTCTCCCGCCTGCAAATCAACCCGCCACCCTGAACGAAACGCCCACAGGAAATCGGCCGAAAGCTCTTGGGCAGTCAGGCGACGCCATGTATCCGGCCTGCACTCCTGCAGGCCGCGCTCGACGAGATCAAATGGAGACGCCACTCAGCCGAACCTACCACCGCCGTCATTGCGACGAGCAGTCTCAACTGAAGTCACCGATAGCGCTGCGGTTGAGGCTTTCGACCGCCCCTCGTCGCCGTCATCAGGTTGGTCCGTGAAGAACGACGTATCGAATACCTCATCCCACGCCTCTCGTGCCTCCTTACGAGCGCAGTCATGCTTGTCCAATACCTTGAGAGTATCTAGTGCCTCCCCCAAGCAATCCCTGAAGAACTCGACCTGACCATCGCCGGCCTCAGCAATGTTGCTCGTCACTACAGGGTGCTTAATTTCGGTCGACCACAGCAGCTTGCTGTGAATCTTCTTCCAGGTCTCCCTGAGCGACACGTCATCACGTTCAGCTTTGCTGACGAAGTGGTCGACGACCAGCTTGGTAATCGCGATGCCGCTGGTGGTTTTGGATTTCCACTTGGCCCTGCGTGCGAATTTCTTGCTGAGCTTCGTCACCCGGCGCATTTGGCTGCCGTCCGCCTCACCGGCATTGAGCTCGCCAACCAAACCGTTGAACCACCGAGTTACTGCTCGCGCATCCGACTCAACCCACTCATCACCGCTGGCCAACTCAAAGCGCTCCTCCTCCTTTCCGAAGAGGTTCGTGGCCTTCACGATACGATATACCGGCACATCAATGTGATAACCCTCGGCGTATACCTGCCGCACACAATTTCTTTTGACTGTTGCCTCTTGCTTGAATCGACCATCCCACTTCAAGGCATTGCAGACACGTTGGCGGGCAGCCTTGGGAGCTAGAGGCTCTCCGTCGTCATCAGTCAAATCTTCCGAGCGAAAGTAAGCCCCATCATCGATGTCATAGTCGTTGTCATTATCCTGAACCATCGTTCGCATCTGGTAGGAGCCTTGTGACCGAATCTCTTTGGGCTGCGGCTTCTCGGCAGTATCCAGCCCATTTTTCAGACGCGTCCGCCCTGCATCCCGCCGCTTACGCATGTCACCCTGCTGCGCGCTGGATAGCGTGACCTTCTCACGATGAAAGTTGGTCATCTCGCCGTGGCAATCGATGTCGGCCATTTTTATCTCCGGTCAGCTGTTGGCGGAATGTGGCGTGGCTGCTGCAATTGCAGCCTGGAAAGCTTGCATATGAGGATCACGGGCACATGCCGCCCAGGCGTAGTCCACATCAGAGATCGCCTGTCGGGCAAGCGCGTTCAGCACTTTCGGTCTGGCATCGTCCATGTTCGCCAAGTAATTCCTCAACTCGTTCGATGGGCATTGGGCCGGTAGACGGAAAGCAAAGCTTCCATCGCCTCGAAGCTGAGCCATCTTGTTCGCCAAGTAGTCGTAGCCCACAGCTTGAGCATTCAGGCTGGCTTCCATGGCCTTAATACCGAACATCCAACCGAAGGCGTTCCGATTCAAGGAACCTGAGCTGACCTCCTCTCCACCCTGAGAGGGAAGAGTCCCCAGCATGAACAAATGGATAGGGCGTGCCTCTTTTCGATCACTCAGAATCTCAACAGCCTCCATCATTCCGAGCATTCCTGGGTTGTTTGCCCAAAGACCTCCATCAACATATGTGGCCGGGGTAGCTCCGGCGCCTCCCGGCTCTTCGAGCATGGCCATGGAGCGAAGAATCGGCGCGGCAGTAGTAGCCATGCAGATATCAACAAGCTTGCGTGTATTGTCTCGACCATTGAGGCGGGAAAGATGCTGCGTCTTGAAGACCACTGCAGCATGACGATTGAGATCGACCGTTGGGATCGCCAGCGCAATGCCGCGGCCTCGATAAACGCTGTCCACCGTGCGCTCACCGAGCGTCTCCTCCAACGCGGAGCGAAGAGCATCATTGCCCTTCTTCAGGCCGAGCCC contains:
- a CDS encoding integrase domain-containing protein, with protein sequence MCAQATRLSDLKVKAAKPQEKDYVLSDGDGLQMRVRSNGSKLWNFNYRHPVTKNRINMGLGTFPEVSLAQARKRTVEARELLAHGIDPKEKRDAVQQAKKAATEHTFQNVATSWYELKKDAVTQAYAEDIWRSLTLHVFPDLGTTPISAINAPKVINLLRPLETKGSLETVKRLTQRLNEIMTYGVNSGLIHANPLSGIRSVFKKPKKKNMAALPPDELKELMVAIANASIKRTTRCLIEWQLHTMTRPAEAATARWADIDIEKKTWTIPAERMKKRRTHIVPLTEQALALLEAIKPYSGHREYVFPADRNPRTHCNSQTANMALKRMGFEGRLVSHGMRSMASTILNEHGWDPELIEVALAHVDKDEVRSAYNRADYIERRRPMMSWWSEHIQEAATGNLSVSAIKENRDRKVVSIR
- a CDS encoding Mov34/MPN/PAD-1 family protein, with protein sequence MWAKEAGGQLFGTILPDRVHVLAASGPYPGDERSRYRYRSDPAAAQRAIEQQSERGLIYLGEWHTHAEDRPGASNLDDAAMRKILSGSKLNTDALLMLIVGRSKGCAGLGLWTVSLTRVIHWALMPARG
- a CDS encoding patatin-like phospholipase family protein, yielding MEEEQKPFRVLCLDGGGMRGVYQAAYLATYADRLRNRADTVGNLLDVGSAFDLIVGTSTGGIVACALVAGVPLQRVQSLYYENGPRIFPYQWLRTKTLPGYAIRLLGLGLKKGNDALRSALEETLGERTVDSVYRGRGIALAIPTVDLNRHAAVVFKTQHLSRLNGRDNTRKLVDICMATTAAPILRSMAMLEEPGGAGATPATYVDGGLWANNPGMLGMMEAVEILSDRKEARPIHLFMLGTLPSQGGEEVSSGSLNRNAFGWMFGIKAMEASLNAQAVGYDYLANKMAQLRGDGSFAFRLPAQCPSNELRNYLANMDDARPKVLNALARQAISDVDYAWAACARDPHMQAFQAAIAAATPHSANS
- a CDS encoding ThiF family adenylyltransferase — encoded protein: MASPFDLVERGLQECRPDTWRRLTAQELSADFLWAFRSGWRVDLQAGEVSIAGVDHLLFVIDAAFPNSQPRVFAPGAGSDFRWPHVERFGLLCLRPTSLFADVADRIGVHLADALELLTYSAAECQAEFEREFLAYWAQQAVSASSSPQILSLLKPGGEARTIYQYFDYRAGKCVVADDKTQLKDWLRNCGVNAGDKDILPATLLKLSRPLTPAQFPRSGGDLVQELTDDVLRRSLVPGRRPLFILEAHTPTGPAFVAVIYKSGAIDALTRGFRNITHVPGDRIRGWFKGRAIERVVVNRVDGPWIHGRDHSSDFLELNRRRVVVVGCGAIGSAVANLLAQAGVGELIFVDGDEIHSANASRHFLGVDSLRVDKVTGLARALARKFPHLTFDHAYPSRFERLPVQHLARIADADLIIAAGLDLEGEAALDAWRASLPCPPAYLSAWAEAYAMAGHAVLLYGPERLMSQFDVDERPSFRLTDWPDESGAIVVEAGCGNVFQPHGAVDLHPTIGMAAGLALDALLGRVPNSCRRVWMGSRERVEPLGGTLRAAFDKANTVQEYAW
- a CDS encoding cyclic GMP-AMP synthase DncV-like nucleotidyltransferase, yielding MADIDCHGEMTNFHREKVTLSSAQQGDMRKRRDAGRTRLKNGLDTAEKPQPKEIRSQGSYQMRTMVQDNDNDYDIDDGAYFRSEDLTDDDGEPLAPKAARQRVCNALKWDGRFKQEATVKRNCVRQVYAEGYHIDVPVYRIVKATNLFGKEEERFELASGDEWVESDARAVTRWFNGLVGELNAGEADGSQMRRVTKLSKKFARRAKWKSKTTSGIAITKLVVDHFVSKAERDDVSLRETWKKIHSKLLWSTEIKHPVVTSNIAEAGDGQVEFFRDCLGEALDTLKVLDKHDCARKEAREAWDEVFDTSFFTDQPDDGDEGRSKASTAALSVTSVETARRNDGGGRFG